A genomic window from Fusarium oxysporum Fo47 chromosome VIII, complete sequence includes:
- a CDS encoding fungal-specific transcription factor domain-containing protein: MQRPEIRSRQGCLTCRKRHRKCDEKRPVCTLCQKSGRTCDYTSELRWAPVNDVFVIPDTSFNGGTNRIDREERRKTAQNRGRQRRIRAQMQDAQQSGISRQVLNQRQNETQTLSQGQSPNSGAAPYENDSQLRSPGSDHQDGLRSRPVPTLDNSHASLSSISPATTRQQVSSPEDFEVLTQGNSDMSLYFNDLSHVQFDSNWLNAFVMDQDLTTFSAQYDNQITAAGHITSEQLVLDPTSVERSSVLTDADPSLEIIESEHEANRSKSSTGPVFGTTKTFQHSLGPLASSLPTCTEEIAFNYFMTDASPRIPALDSPGNPFRELCRVSISYPLLLHTFLYVSAANMYNYCRGDLRVMEERRSQALRSLRSMERYLRFSDTREESSVSIENHVFSVLSLREVTLAAYLIHIASEVMTGSLTTDTHLRNAFKLVVELRYIDKMPEGFYSRFLVQRFAMIDVIMSLLRRRKPLAPEYFILYQQHEEADVYGPSFRELTGCPQPVLSFLARISTLATDVELENDVRLAEAYQLETTMRDWGSRKYPMPLNPAARSNSPVSGHGTASQDDHLSTLNACFYWMAHLLLARRVFLDPTASSRVQLYRKHLFALIDRLPPGCGPDSSLPIPFYMAAREAIVPLDREWVRHKHAEMIAIYPDRSRELMMSLTEDIWSMSDGEYHDLVVKGPWDLPWMDDDMNVRMKDSQAMHFII, encoded by the exons ATGCAGCGACCTGAAATTCGTTCACGACAAG GTTGCTTGACTTGCAGGAAGCGTCATAGAAAATGCGACGAGAAGCGACCTGTCTGTACGCTCTGCCAAAAGTCAGGCCGCACTTGCGACTACACAAGCGAACTTCGTTGGGCGCCTGTCAACGACGTGTTTGTTATTCCTGATACTTCGTTCAACGGAGGTACCAACAGGATTGATCGAGAGGAGAGGCGAAAAACGGCCCAAAATCGGGGTCGACAACGGCGTATTCGCGCCCAAATGCAAGATGCACAGCAAAGCGGTATCAGCCGTCAGGTCTTGAACCAACGCCAAAACGAAACCCAGACTCTCAGTCAAGGCCAAAGCCCAAACTCAGGGGCGGCCCCTTACGAAAACGACAGCCAGCTACGGTCGCCGGGAAGTGACCACCAGGATGGGCTTCGTTCTAGACCCGTACCAACTTTAGATAATTCGCACGCGTCCTTGTCCTCTATTAGCCCTGCCACTACACGCCAGCAAGTGTCTTCACCGGAGGATTTCGAGGTTTTGACTCAAGGTAATAGCGACATGAGCTTATATTTCAACGACCTTTCACATGTGCAGTTTGACAGCAATTGGTTGAACGCATTTGTGATGGATCAGGACCTTACGACATTCTCCGCCCAATACGATAATCAAATAACAGCTGCAGGCCACATCACAAGTGAGCAATTGGTGCTGGACCCGACAAGTGTCGAGCGGAGTTCTGTCCTAACTGACGCCGACCCTTCGCTAGAAATCATTGAAAGCGAACATGAGGCCAATAGATCTAAATCTAGTACCGGTCCCGTATTTGGTACCACTAAGACCTTTCAGCACAGCCTTGGACCGCTAGCATCAAGCCTTCCCACTTGCACTGAGGAAATCGCGTTTAACTATT TTATGACCGATGCTTCCCCTCGGATCCCAGCTCTTGATAGCCCTGGAAATCCGTTTCGAGAGCTTTGCAGAGTGTCTATCTCATATCCACTGCTCTTACATACATTCTTGTATGTGTCGGCTGCAAATATGTACAACTATTGCAGAGGTGACCTGAGGGTTATGGAAGAGCGTCGGTCACAAGCTCTGAGATCGTTGCGGAGTATGGAACGATATCTCCGATTTTCCGATACTAGGGAAGAGTCATCTGTATCCATAGAGAATCATGTCTTTTCAGTCCTATCTCTGAGAGAAGTCACTCTTGCTGCATATCTCATCCACATCGCTTCGGAGGTTATGACTGGTAGCCTCACGACGGACACACATCTTCGGAATGCGTTCAAGCTGGTGGTTGAACTACGATACATCGATAAGATGCCTGAAGGATTCTATTCTCGCTTCTTGGTGCAGCGATTTGCCATGATTGACGTCATCATGTCTCTCTTGCGGCGCCGAAAGCCCCTCGCACCCGAATATTTTATCTTGTATCAGCAGCATGAGGAAGCTGACGTATATGGGCCATCCTTTCGCGAACTTACTGGCTGCCCTCAGCCTGTACTGTCTTTTTTGGCGAGGATATCGACATTGGCAACCGACGTTGAGTTGGAAAACGACGTACGGCTCGCTGAAGCGTATCAACTCGAAACGACTATGCGAGATTGGGGATCACGAAAGTACCCAATGCCACTGAATCCAGCTGCTCGATCAAACAGCCCCGTGTCTGGTCATGGCACGGCCTCGCAAGATGACCATCTAAGCACCCTCAATGCATGCTTTTACTGGATGGCGCACCTTCTCCTTGCCCGGCGAGTATTTTTGGATCCCACAGCGTCAAGTCGAGTTCAACTTTACCGAAAACATCTTTTCGCTCTTATCGATAGACTTCCTCCGGGCTGCGGGCCAGATTCCTCACTGCCAATTCCATTCTACATGGCTGCGCGAGAGGCCATCGTGCCTTTAGACCGTGAGTGGGTGCGCCACAAGCACGCTGAGATGATAGCCATATATCCAGATCGCTCTAGGGAGCTCATGATGTCTTTGACAGAAGATATTTGGAGTATGAGCGATGGAGAATATCATGATCTGGTGGTCAAAGGACCTTGGGATCTTCCTTGGATGGATGACGATATGAATGTCCGAATGAAGGACTCTCAAGCAATGCATTTTATAATCTAG
- a CDS encoding pyridoxal phosphate-dependent transferase, producing MVPSATSPQLPTSKLSSTPLLSEKTARHVETWSKHIRGGFPTLPVAVESAKDHTITDVDGKEYIDFIGQFAVMNFGYSHPKIAKAAADQVYKMPLSGTAHISPLYVEFAERLTKKFGFDSIATMLSGSEAVESAVKIARKWAYLKKGIPQDQAHILTVDQCYHGLTLSTMPMATVSQKHFGQHLPNIGPYAPTSGKLVPFGDIDVLREVFEQDGERIAAFFVEPVQGWAGTVVPPKGYLKAAQDLCRKHNVLLVCDEIQAGYGRTGKDLSFHHEPELEPDIVTMAKGITGGYYPMSVIMGKKHVMDLLNKNEVLSTYGASPIALSAALATLDVLEDEKISDRSERLGNLLEKTIKELNPPHVKELRGIALFQSLVLDQTIPGVTPRRVQALAAHHGVLVGIGADRLRFSPPLTITEGDLVKALHVIAQCLEEVTRLGDFAGSEFLN from the exons ATGGTTCCATCTGCAACCAGCCCTCAGTTACCTACCAGCAAACTCAGCAGTACACCCTTGCTGTCTGAAAAAACTGCGCGCCATGTAGAGACTTGGTCCAAGCACATCAGGGGAGGGTTCCCAACCCTGCCAGTTGCTGTTGAATCAGCCAAGGATCATACCATCACCGATGTAGATGGCAAGGAATATATCGATTTCATTGGCCAATTTGCCGTCATGAACTTTGGCTATTCTCATCccaagatcgccaaggcAGCTGCAGACCAGGTCTATAAGATGCCGCTAAGTGGAACGGCTCACATCAGCCCATTGTACGTGGAATTCGCAGAGCGGCTCACTAAA AAATTCGGTTTTGATTCAATTGCGACCATGCTGAGTGGATCTGAGGCAGTCGAATCGGCCGTCAAGATCGCTCGCAAATGGGCTTATCTCAAGAAAGGAATACCGCAGGATCAGGCTCATATTCTCACGGTTGACCAATGCTATCACGGTCTGACACTATCTACCATGCCCATGGCCACAGTTTCTCAGAAAC ATTTCGGACAACATCTTCCTAACATTGGACCATACGCTCCTACAAGCGGTAAACTTGTCCCTTTTGGAGACATAGATGTTTTGAGAGAAGTATTTGAGCAGGATGGCGAGAGGATTGCTGCATTTTTCGTGGAGCCAGTCCAAGGATGGGCGGG AACCGTTGTTCCTCCCAAGGGCTACTTGAAAGCTGCACAAGACTTATGCAGAAAGCATAATGTCCTCTTGGTTTGTGATGAGATCCAGGCTGGCTACGGGCGAACTGGAAAAGACCTTTCCTTTCACCATGAACCAGAACTGGAGCCTGATATAGTGACCATGGCCAAGGGCATCACGGGAG GATACTACCCCATGTCCGTCATTATGGGCAAGAAGCATGTCATGGATTTGTTGAACAAAAATGAAGTTCTTTCAACGTATGGAGCTTCTCCTATTGCTCTCTCCGCTGCTCTAGCTACGCTGGATGTTCTGGAAGACGAGAAGATCTCGGACCGTTCTGAACGTCTCGGAAATCTTCTGGAGAAGACAATCAAGGAGCTCAACCCACCACACGTAAAAGAGCTTCGGGGGATTGCGCTTTTCCAATCTTTGGTTCTTGATCAAACTATACCGGGCGTGACTCCTCGAAGAGTCCAGGCTCTCGCTGCTCATCACGGTGTGCTTGTCGGTATTGGTGCGGATCGTTTGAGATTTAGCCCACCTTTGACAATTACGGAGGGGGATTTGGTTAAAGCTCTACATGTTATTGCTCAGTGCTTGGAGGAAGTTACGCGTTTGGGAGACTTTGCTGGAAGTGAGTTTCTTAATTAG
- a CDS encoding thioredoxin-like domain-containing protein — translation MFFPTNALILLTYGTFVWTHSVRDLGAEDFFDLVHSDTIALVLFVTPGCGKCDEITAQFEQASDLSPKASFVRVDCSTEGKVCDDVKVLHVPEVRLSRGRDRLTLYSGALDTSALLLLIERQHGPAVTELSDANYDEFLSTDYVSIVAFINDQDEDSIEVYTQVAEKLRGEYAFAITHKSSRATDEGITRPAIMLVSTFDERRSSYEGPFEHESLETFIQKHGTPLIGELHPEVYASFSETNLPLAQILVPSLTERDHLVDSLYPLARRYANVLTFVTVDTSRYPKRAAMLNLADGIKLGFAIEDVISTEKFPLKSKPVNAESITTFVKDFVAGKLKPEVRSQPAPEKQQGLCLELVGHTFRETAFDETRDVLVEFYTPWCDYCLESHAVLEELAIHYRNGGLGDSISVAKIDVSSNDVPELITGYPTLKLYPAGGHPPVTFDGNYHEPIPLVTLITFIYDNGRNQLKAKPSQFSHSSTMSEASIPLEAGQDDLSSKSSDRANSSLKHEEL, via the exons ATGTTCTTTCCTACCAATGCCCTTATACTTCTCACGTATGGCACCTTTGTCTGGACTCATTCAGTCCGCGACCTCGGCGCTGAGGACTTCTTCGACCTCGTGCATTCAGACACCATTGCTCTTGTTCTATTCGTAACCCCTGGTTGTGGGAAGTGCGATGAGATTACTGCTCAGTTCGAGCAGGCCTCAGACCTATCCCCCAAGGCCAGCTTTGTACGAGTAGATTGTTCAACTGAGGGCAAGGTCTGCGATGATGTCAAAGTTCTCCATGTTCCAGAAGTAAGGCTTTCAAGAGGCCGTGATCGACTCACCCTCTACAGCGGCGCCTTAGACACTTCAGC ACTATTGTTATTGATCGAACGGCAACATGGTCCAGCTGTTACGGAACTAAGCGATGCCAATTACGATGAGTTCTTGAGCACTGATTACGTTTCAATCGTCGCCTTCATTAATGATCAAGACGAAGACTCCATCGAAGTATATACACAGGTGGCTGAAAAGCTCCGTGGTGAATACGCCTTTGCAATTACCCATAAGTCTAGTCGAGCGACCGATGAAGGTATCACCCGACCAGCTATTATGCTTGTCAGCACATTTGACGAGCGTCGCAGCAGCTACGAAGGACCTTTTGAGCATGAGTCACTTGAGACGTTCATCCAGAAACACGGGACGCCCTTGATTGGAGAGCTACACCCAGAGGTTTATGCTAGCTTCTCCGAG ACCAACTTGCCACTAGCCCAGATTTTGGTGCCGTCTCTGACAGAGCGCGATCATCTGGTTGACTCGCTTTATCCGCTAGCTCGAAGATATGCCAATGTCTTGACCTTTGTTACCGTCGATACAAGCAGGTACCCCAAGCGGGCGGCTATGCTGAATCTCGCCGACGGCATCAAATTGGGTTTTGCAATTGAGGATGTCATCTCAACAGAGAAGTTCCCGTTGAAGAGTAAGCCCGTCAATGCCGAAAGCATCACAACATTTGTCAAAGATTTTGTAGCTGGCAAGCTGAAACCAGAAGTCCGATCTCAGCCTGCACCAGAAAAGCAACAAGGTCTCTGTCTCGAACTGGTCGGACATACTTTTAGAGAAACAGCTTTCGATGAAACTCGAGATGTCCTTGTGGAGTTCTACACGCCATGGTGTGATTATTGTCTTGA GTCACATGCTGTCCTCGAAGAGCTCGCCATACACTATCGCAATGGCGGTCTAGGAGACAGCATATCCGTGGCTAAAATCGATGTCAGTAGCAACGATGTCCCTGAGTTGATTACAGGCTACCCAACGCTGAAGCTGTACCCAGCTGGTGGACACCCCCCGGTTACATTTGATGGCAACTATCACGAACCCATTCCTCTGGTGACGTTGATTACCTTCATCTACGATAATGGCCGCAATCAGTTAAAGGCTAAGCCTTCCCAGTTTTCacattcttcaacaatgtCCGAAGCCTCTATTCCACTAGAGGCAGGACAAGATGACTTGTCAAGTAAGAGCTCCGACAGAGCCAATTCGAGTCTGAAGCATGAAGAACTGTAA
- a CDS encoding uncharacterized protein (domain of unknown function-domain containing protein) — protein sequence MSCKEDRGSDESLLGSNRESDEIEWAPPTQRRNWRTHSWVVLNLLLFLISLGLFIAASFRFGPESDMDHIRQTSFYSPVLDSINFKMRPIETEGGLFEAKNPSKWRNSLKPDPEVDEAWEDLEIIRVFPINEAEVRRLGKDPELLVKFPPEYGLGDNAYMAQIDMFHQIHCLNLLRHLAWAEYNRNGTAKKPFSDLHWIHVSHCTDILMQNLMCNGNLDIITFNWVETQTNPFPDFAVNHQCRDFDAIYQWQDKHSVPKEWGRNVTRPAGAKQIPISEEYYRIYGIEKPQDMMNFNYQSVS from the exons ATGTCTTGCAAAGAAGATAGAGGTTCTGATGAGAGCCTTCTTGGTAGCAACAGAGAGAGTGATGAGATCGAATGGGCTCCGCCGACCCAGCGACGGAATTGGAGAACACATTCTTGGGTTGTTCTGaaccttctcctcttcctgaTATCTTTGGGTCTCTTTATTGCTGCCTCCTTTAGGTTCGGCCCGGAGTCTGACATGGATCACATTCGCCAGACTTCCTTCTACT CTCCTGTTTTGGACTCGATCAACTTCAAGATGAGGCCCATTGAGACGGAGGGCGGCTTATTCGAGGCGAAGAACCCTTCCAAATGGCGCAACTCTCTCAAGCCTGATCCAGAAGTTGATGAAGCATGGGAGGATCTGGAAATCATTCGTGTTTTCCCTATCAACGAGGCCGAGGTTCGCCGACTGGGCAAAGATCCAGAGCTCCTCGTCAAGTTCCCACCAGAGTATGGCCTTGGCGACAACGCTTACATGGCTCAAATCGATATGTTTCATCAGATCCACTGCCTCaatcttcttcgtcatctggCTTGGGCCGAGTATAACCGCAATGGTACAGCAAAGAAGCCTTTTAGCGACTTGCATTGGATTCATGTCAGCCATTGCACAGACATATTGATGCAAAACCTCATGTGTAATGGCAACCTGGACATCATTACGTTCAACTGGGTCGAGACTCAAACCAATCCATTTCCAGACTTTGCTGTCAACCATCAGTGTAGGGATTTCGATGCGATTTATCAGTGGCAGGACAAACACTCAGTGCCAAAGGAATGGGGGCGGAATGTCACTCGGCCAGCTGGTGCAAAGCAGATTCCAATTAGCGAGGAGTATTATCGTATATATGGCATCGAGAAGCCGCAG GACATGATGAACTTCAACTATCAATCAGTATCCTAG
- a CDS encoding amino acid permease/ SLC12A domain-containing protein: MCSSMKGEVAVSESVKTAKYKEVMSPSTEINYEASGRRPHESSSKLKSRHLYMIATGGIFSTILTKMAAASFGFAMGYNYWFAYAILVPFEITVSTLVIHYWNPPVHDAVFLTILLVVIVGLNYLPVKDSGEAEFLFSSLKVTMLVGIMILSILIVAGGGPTGERVGSRNWDTPIKPWILEGSVGSLLAFLGVLVSIVLPMGFIAEMVAVCGGETKNPAKPLPKAARAFLFRLAFFYVLPVFFVTLICPADAPELTSGGSGIGSSPFVIGIKTAHIRVLDHIINTIILLSAWSAGNVYCYLSSRSLYSLSIDGYAPKFFAHTNKYGTPYWSVTASGLAALLAYLNVRSSAGQVLTWLVNIINISSVFSWVLLSWSYIRFRKALEVQGVDRNRLPYRARLGKSSAWFCIFFFTVIGLLNGFQVFFLSEWNAADFITAYIGIPLFVLLFFGHKYFRGRSEPWLAPLNQLDLSPLSVIDAVSVGGEVCGQELDGAKKTSG, translated from the exons ATGTGCAGCTCGATGAAGGGTGAGGTGGCGGTCAGTGAATCCGTCAAGACGGCCAAAT acaaagaagtcaTGTCACCGTCTACAGAGATAAACTACGAAGCTTCCGGGAGAAGACCTCATGAGAGCTCCAGCAAGCTCAAGTCAAGGCATCTATATATGATTGCTACTGGAG GTATCTTTTCTACGATCTTGACCAAAATGGCGGCTGCT TCATTTGGCTTTGCCATGGGTTACAACTATTGGTTTGCCTACGCCATCCTTGTGCCTTTCGAAATCACCGTATCCACGCTTGTCATTCACTATTGGAATCCCCCGGTTCACGATGCCGTCTTTCTCACGATCCTTTTGGTTGTTATTGTTGGACTCAACTATCTCCCCGTCAAAGATTCCGGTGAAGCTGAATTTTTATTCTCTTCACTTAAAGTCACAATGCTTGTTGGCATAATGATACTgtccatcctcatcgtcgcgGGTGGAGGACCGACCGGGGAGCGGGTTGGAAGCAGGAACTGGGACACTCCAATCAAGCCATGGATCCTGGAGGGTAGTGTTGGCAGCTTGCTCGcttttcttggtgttttaGTGAGCATTGTGCTTCCG ATGGGATTTATCGCTGAGATGGTTGCAGTGTGTGGCGGCGAAACGAAAAACCCAGCAAAACCACTGCCTAAAGCTGCTCGAGCTTTTCTCTTCCGATTAGCTTTCTTCTACGTCCTtcccgtcttcttcgtcacCTTGATCTGCCCTGCAGACGCACCGGAACTTACATCTGGTGGTTCTGGCATTGGCTCATCACCTTTCGTTATTGGCATTAAGACGGCACATATTCGAGTTCTGGACCATATTATCAACACCATTATCTTACTCTCAGCATGGTCCGCAGGTAATGTCTATTGCTATCTCTCATCGCGATCTTTGTACTCCCTATCCATTGATGGGTATGCACCTAAGTTCTTTGCGCATACCAACAAATATGGAACACCTTACTGGTCAGTCACTGCGAGCGGCCTGGCGGCTCTCCTGGCCTACTTGAATGTCAGATCAAGTGCGGGTCAAGTATTGACTTGGCTCGTCAACATAATCAACATATCGTCTGTTTTCTCATGGGTTTTGCTCTCTTGGTCTTACATTCGTTTCCGTAAGGCCCTCGAAGTCCAAGGCGTCGATCGAAACAGGTTACCCTACCGCGCGAGACTAGGAAAATCAAGCGCGTGGTTTTGTATCTTCTTTTTCACCGTCATTGGCCTCCTCAACGGCTTCCAGGTTTTCTTCCTGTCGGAATGGAACGCAGCCGATTTTATCACTGCTTACATTGGGATCCCACtgtttgttcttctctttttcgGCCATAAATACTTCAGAGGCCGTAGTGAGCCTTGGTTAGCGCCATTGAATCAACTGGATTTGTCTCCATTGAGTGTTATCGATGCGGTTAGCGTTGGAGGTGAGGTGTGTGGTCAAGAACTGGATGGAGCTAAGAAGACTAGTGGCTGA